Proteins from a single region of Lelliottia sp. JS-SCA-14:
- a CDS encoding GlpM family protein has protein sequence MALLIKAALGALVVVLIGILAKTKNYYIAGLIPLFPTFALIAHYIVASERGIEALRTTIVFGMWSIIPYFIYLLSLWYFTAMMRLPLALGGAVVCWSLSAWVLIFFWSRFH, from the coding sequence ATGGCGCTTTTGATCAAAGCCGCGCTGGGTGCGCTGGTGGTCGTGTTGATTGGCATTCTGGCGAAGACCAAAAATTACTATATCGCCGGGCTGATTCCACTGTTCCCGACCTTTGCGCTGATCGCTCACTATATTGTGGCGTCTGAGCGGGGAATTGAGGCGCTGCGGACCACCATCGTGTTTGGCATGTGGTCGATCATTCCCTATTTTATCTATCTGCTTTCTCTGTGGTATTTCACCGCCATGATGCGGTTACCGCTGGCGCTGGGCGGGGCAGTGGTCTGCTGGAGCCTCAGCGCCTGGGTGTTGATCTTCTTCTGGAGCCGTTTCCACTAA
- the nikR gene encoding nickel-responsive transcriptional regulator NikR, with product MQRVTITLDDDLLETLDSLSQRRGYNNRSEALRDILRGALAQETAQEHGRNGFAVLSYVYEHEKRDLARRLVSTQHHHHDLSVATLHVHVSHEDCLEIAVLKGDMGDIQHFADDVIAQRGVRHGHLQALPDEA from the coding sequence ATGCAACGTGTCACTATCACGCTCGATGATGATTTGCTGGAGACGCTGGACAGCCTGAGCCAGCGCCGGGGTTACAACAATCGCTCAGAGGCGCTGCGCGATATTCTGCGCGGCGCGCTGGCGCAGGAAACCGCTCAGGAGCACGGCAGGAACGGCTTTGCGGTGTTGTCTTATGTGTACGAGCACGAGAAGCGCGATCTGGCGCGGCGTCTGGTCTCGACGCAGCACCATCATCACGACCTGTCAGTCGCCACGCTGCACGTCCACGTCAGCCACGAGGATTGTCTGGAGATCGCGGTGTTAAAAGGCGATATGGGCGATATTCAGCATTTTGCCGATGATGTGATTGCCCAGCGCGGCGTGCGGCATGGGCATTTACAGGCGCTGCCTGACGAGGCGTGA
- the nikE gene encoding nickel import ATP-binding protein NikE, with amino-acid sequence MTLLSVSAVSHQYSRAAWVLDDVALSLKIGETVALLGRSGCGKSTLARLLVGLESPSQGEVFWQGESLSTLNRARQKAFRREIQMVFQDAISAVNPRKTVSEILREPMRHLLSLSRTEQLARARELLQAVELDDSLLNQRPPQLSGGQLQRVCLARALAVEPRLLILDEAVSNLDLVLQANVIRLLKKLQQQFGTACLFITHDLRLVERFCDRVMVMEEGKIVETQTVGETLTFSSIAGQRLQNAVLPAFPVRRRARL; translated from the coding sequence ATGACGCTCCTTTCCGTTTCCGCGGTATCGCATCAATATTCCCGCGCAGCGTGGGTGCTGGACGACGTCGCCCTGAGCCTGAAAATCGGTGAGACCGTGGCATTGCTCGGTCGCAGCGGCTGCGGGAAAAGCACCCTCGCGCGCCTGCTGGTGGGGCTGGAGTCGCCCAGTCAGGGCGAGGTTTTCTGGCAGGGCGAGTCGCTGTCAACACTCAATCGAGCCCGGCAAAAAGCTTTTCGCCGTGAGATCCAGATGGTATTTCAGGACGCCATCAGCGCCGTGAATCCGCGCAAAACCGTCAGCGAAATCCTGCGCGAGCCGATGCGTCATCTTTTGTCCTTATCGAGGACTGAACAGCTGGCCCGCGCCCGCGAGCTGCTGCAGGCGGTTGAGCTGGACGATTCGCTTCTCAACCAGCGCCCGCCGCAGCTCAGCGGCGGACAGCTTCAGCGCGTGTGCCTGGCGCGGGCGCTGGCCGTTGAACCGAGGCTATTAATTCTCGACGAGGCGGTGTCGAACCTCGATCTGGTATTGCAGGCCAACGTTATTCGCCTGCTCAAAAAACTCCAGCAGCAGTTTGGCACCGCCTGCCTGTTTATCACACATGACTTGCGGCTGGTCGAGCGGTTTTGCGACCGGGTGATGGTGATGGAGGAGGGGAAAATCGTTGAGACGCAAACCGTCGGTGAGACCTTAACCTTTTCATCCATTGCCGGACAGAGGTTACAAAACGCGGTACTTCCCGCTTTCCCCGTGCGCCGTCGCGCCAGACTTTGA
- the ydgH gene encoding DUF1471 family protein YdgH yields MKLKNTLLASALLTATALSANAATELTPEQAAALKPYDRVTITGRFNAISDAVRAASARADKEGAASFYVVDTSDYGSGGNLRVVADLYKQDAPKADAPKNRVINGVVELPKDQAVALEPFDTVTVQGFYRSQPEVNDAITKAAKEKGAASFYIVRQIDANQGGNQRITAFIYKADAKKRVLQSPDAIPADSEAGRAAIAKGGEEAKKVEIPGVATTATPSSDVGRFFETQTTKGGRYTVTLPDGTKIEELNKTTAAQMVPFDSIKFTGNYGNMTEVSYQVAKRAAKKGAKYYHITRQWQERGNNLTVSADLYK; encoded by the coding sequence ATGAAGCTTAAGAACACTCTCCTGGCGTCCGCACTTCTTACTGCGACCGCCCTGTCCGCAAATGCCGCGACAGAGTTGACGCCAGAGCAAGCGGCAGCGTTGAAACCTTACGATCGCGTGACGATTACCGGTCGTTTTAACGCTATTAGCGATGCCGTACGCGCAGCCTCCGCTCGCGCAGACAAAGAAGGCGCTGCCTCTTTTTACGTTGTGGATACTTCCGATTACGGTAGCGGCGGCAACCTGCGCGTCGTGGCCGATCTGTACAAACAAGATGCCCCGAAAGCTGACGCACCGAAAAACCGCGTGATCAATGGTGTCGTTGAGCTGCCGAAGGATCAGGCCGTTGCGCTGGAACCCTTTGACACCGTGACCGTTCAGGGCTTCTACCGCAGCCAGCCAGAAGTGAACGATGCCATCACCAAAGCGGCGAAAGAGAAAGGCGCAGCCTCTTTCTACATCGTGCGCCAGATTGACGCCAACCAGGGCGGCAACCAGCGTATCACCGCGTTCATCTACAAAGCGGATGCCAAAAAACGTGTTCTGCAGAGCCCTGACGCCATCCCGGCTGATTCAGAAGCAGGCCGCGCTGCCATCGCTAAAGGCGGCGAAGAAGCGAAGAAAGTGGAAATCCCGGGCGTTGCGACCACTGCCACACCAAGCTCTGACGTGGGTCGTTTCTTTGAAACGCAGACCACCAAAGGCGGTCGTTACACTGTCACCCTGCCGGACGGCACAAAGATTGAAGAGCTGAACAAAACCACTGCCGCGCAGATGGTGCCTTTCGACAGCATCAAGTTCACCGGAAACTACGGCAACATGACCGAAGTCTCCTATCAGGTGGCGAAGCGTGCCGCGAAGAAAGGGGCTAAGTATTACCACATCACCCGCCAGTGGCAGGAACGTGGTAACAACCTGACCGTCAGCGCTGACCTGTACAAGTAA
- the rstB gene encoding two-component system sensor histidine kinase RstB → MKKLFVQFYLLLFVCFLVMTMLVGLVYKFTAERAGRQSLDDLMKSSLYLMRSELREIPPHDWAKTLKELDLNLSFNMRIEPLKNYDLDAPTTQRLRDGDIVALDDQYTFIQRIPRSHYVLAVGPVPYLYFMHQMRLLDMALLAFIAISLAFPVFIWMRPHWQDMLRLESAAQRFGEGHFTERIHFDSASSFERLGVAFNQMADNINALIASKKALIDGIAHELRTPLVRLRYRLEMSENLTEAESLALNRDIGQLEALIEELLTYARLDRPQNELKLSTPDLSAWIHSHIEDVQSVNPQRTLLLDNSPGDYGALDMRLMERVLDNLVNNALRYSESQLRISLHLNGSEASLAVEDDGPGIAADERERVFEPFVRLDPSRDRATGGCGLGLAIVHSIAQAMGGHVSCEESDLGGAKFCFSWPVYHNITLPVTV, encoded by the coding sequence ATGAAAAAGCTGTTTGTGCAGTTTTATCTTTTACTGTTTGTCTGTTTTCTGGTCATGACCATGTTGGTCGGGCTGGTCTACAAATTCACCGCCGAGCGCGCGGGCAGGCAGTCGCTGGATGACCTGATGAAAAGCTCGCTCTATCTGATGCGCAGCGAACTGCGGGAAATCCCGCCGCACGACTGGGCGAAGACGCTGAAAGAGCTGGATCTGAATCTGTCGTTTAATATGCGCATCGAGCCACTCAAAAATTACGATCTCGATGCCCCGACCACCCAGCGCCTGCGCGATGGCGACATCGTGGCGCTTGACGATCAGTACACCTTTATCCAGCGCATTCCGCGCAGCCATTACGTGCTGGCGGTCGGCCCGGTTCCTTATCTCTATTTTATGCATCAGATGCGGCTGCTCGATATGGCACTGCTGGCGTTTATCGCCATCTCGCTGGCCTTCCCGGTGTTTATCTGGATGCGGCCCCACTGGCAGGACATGTTGCGTCTGGAATCCGCCGCGCAGCGTTTTGGCGAAGGGCATTTTACCGAGCGCATCCACTTTGACAGCGCCTCCAGTTTTGAGCGCCTGGGCGTCGCCTTTAACCAGATGGCCGATAACATCAACGCCCTGATCGCCAGTAAAAAAGCGCTGATCGACGGCATCGCCCACGAACTGCGCACCCCGCTGGTGCGCCTGCGCTATCGCCTGGAGATGAGCGAAAACCTGACGGAGGCCGAATCCCTGGCGCTCAATCGCGATATCGGCCAGTTGGAAGCGCTGATCGAGGAACTCCTGACCTACGCCCGTCTCGATCGTCCGCAGAATGAACTCAAACTCAGCACGCCCGATCTGTCGGCGTGGATCCACAGTCATATTGAGGATGTGCAGAGCGTGAATCCGCAGCGCACGCTGCTGCTGGACAACAGCCCTGGCGATTACGGTGCGCTGGATATGCGCCTGATGGAGCGCGTGCTGGATAACCTGGTCAATAACGCCCTGCGCTACAGCGAAAGCCAGCTGCGTATTAGCTTGCACCTGAACGGCAGCGAGGCAAGTTTAGCCGTCGAAGACGATGGCCCCGGCATTGCCGCCGACGAACGCGAGCGGGTGTTTGAGCCGTTCGTGCGTCTGGACCCCAGCCGCGACCGCGCGACGGGCGGCTGCGGTCTGGGGCTGGCGATTGTCCACTCGATTGCTCAGGCGATGGGCGGTCACGTCAGCTGTGAGGAAAGCGATCTCGGCGGCGCGAAGTTCTGCTTTAGCTGGCCGGTGTACCACAACATCACCCTTCCCGTGACCGTCTGA
- the nikC gene encoding nickel ABC transporter permease subunit NikC has protein sequence MNFYRSARLSVRLALAIIALLALIALTSQWWLPYDPQAIDLPSRLLSPDSQHWLGTDHLGRDIFSRLLAATRVSLGSVMACLLLVLILGMVIGGAAGLLGGRVDQLTMRVADMFMTFPTSILSFFLVGVLGTGLTNVIIAIALSHWAWYARMVRSLVIALRQREFVLASRLSGAGNLRIFIDHLTGAALPSLLVLATLDIGHMMLHVAGMSFLGLGVTAPTAEWGVMINDARQYIWTQPLQMFWPGLALFISVMAFNLVGDALRDHLDPHLATEHAH, from the coding sequence ATGAATTTCTATCGTTCCGCGCGTCTCTCCGTTCGCCTGGCGCTGGCGATCATCGCGCTGCTGGCGCTGATTGCGCTCACCAGCCAGTGGTGGCTGCCGTACGATCCGCAGGCGATTGATCTGCCTTCGCGGCTGCTGTCGCCCGACAGCCAGCACTGGCTGGGCACCGACCACCTCGGGCGCGACATTTTTTCTCGTTTACTGGCGGCGACGCGCGTGTCGCTGGGTTCGGTAATGGCCTGCCTGCTGTTAGTCCTGATTTTGGGCATGGTGATCGGCGGTGCTGCGGGGCTGCTCGGCGGACGTGTCGATCAGCTCACCATGCGCGTCGCGGATATGTTCATGACCTTTCCGACCTCGATTCTGTCGTTCTTCCTCGTGGGCGTGCTGGGAACGGGGCTGACCAACGTCATCATCGCCATCGCGCTCTCGCACTGGGCCTGGTACGCGCGGATGGTGCGCAGCCTGGTGATCGCCCTGCGTCAGCGGGAGTTCGTCCTCGCGTCGCGTCTTTCCGGGGCCGGGAATCTGCGCATTTTTATCGACCACCTCACGGGGGCCGCGCTGCCGTCGCTGCTGGTGCTGGCGACGCTCGATATCGGCCACATGATGCTGCACGTCGCCGGGATGTCTTTCCTCGGCTTAGGCGTGACCGCGCCGACCGCCGAATGGGGCGTGATGATCAACGACGCGCGCCAGTATATCTGGACCCAGCCGCTGCAGATGTTCTGGCCAGGGCTGGCGCTGTTTATCAGCGTGATGGCCTTTAACCTGGTGGGTGACGCCCTGCGCGATCACCTCGATCCTCATCTGGCCACGGAGCATGCCCACTGA
- the folM gene encoding dihydromonapterin reductase — translation MGKAPQRPILITGAGRRIGLALAHHFLNQRQPVIVSYRTEYGSIAGLRNAGAVCIQADFSTDAGILAFADTVKSTTDGLRAIVHNASAWQAEKPGTPLSDTLAAMMQIHVHAPYLLNHALQDLLCGHGHAASDIIHFTDYVVERGSDKHIAYAASKAALDNMTRSFARKLAPEVKVNAIAPSLILFNDHDDAEYRQKALNKSLMKIAPGEKEVIDLIDYLLTSCYVTGRSFGVDGGRPLN, via the coding sequence ATGGGAAAAGCACCGCAACGCCCGATTCTGATTACTGGCGCAGGCCGACGCATCGGCCTCGCCCTTGCCCACCACTTCCTCAATCAGCGCCAGCCGGTGATCGTCAGTTACCGGACGGAATACGGATCCATTGCAGGATTGAGAAACGCAGGCGCGGTCTGCATTCAGGCGGATTTCTCCACGGACGCCGGGATTCTGGCATTTGCTGACACCGTGAAATCCACCACTGACGGCCTGCGCGCTATCGTGCATAACGCCAGCGCCTGGCAGGCAGAAAAACCGGGCACGCCGCTGAGCGACACCCTCGCAGCGATGATGCAGATCCACGTTCACGCCCCCTATTTGCTCAACCACGCCCTGCAGGATCTGCTGTGCGGGCACGGCCATGCCGCGAGCGATATCATTCATTTCACCGATTACGTGGTGGAGCGCGGAAGCGACAAGCACATCGCCTATGCGGCAAGCAAAGCGGCGCTGGATAACATGACCCGCTCGTTTGCCCGCAAGCTCGCGCCAGAGGTCAAAGTCAACGCCATCGCCCCGTCGCTGATTCTGTTTAACGACCACGATGACGCGGAATATCGCCAGAAAGCGCTCAATAAATCGCTGATGAAAATCGCGCCGGGTGAGAAAGAGGTGATCGATCTTATCGACTACCTGCTGACCAGTTGCTACGTGACAGGCCGCTCATTCGGCGTGGACGGCGGTCGTCCGCTGAATTAG
- the rstA gene encoding two-component system response regulator RstA yields MNKIVFVEDEPEVGQLIAAYLGKHDMDVIVEPRGDRAEEVVLREKPDLVLLDIMLPGKDGMTVCRDLRAQWDGPIVLLTSLDSDMNHILSLEMGANDYILKTTPPAVLLARLRLHLRQRVVTESQTSSAALTPHKAMRFGTLSIDPVNRQVLLSGVDIALSTADFDLLWELATHAGQIMDRDALLKNLRGVSYDGMDRSVDVAISRLRKKLLDNATEPYRIKTVRNKGYLFAPHAWET; encoded by the coding sequence ATGAATAAGATCGTTTTTGTTGAGGACGAACCGGAAGTCGGCCAGCTGATCGCCGCCTATCTGGGAAAACACGATATGGACGTTATCGTTGAGCCGCGAGGCGACCGTGCGGAAGAGGTGGTGCTCCGCGAAAAGCCCGATCTGGTGCTGCTCGATATCATGCTCCCCGGCAAAGACGGGATGACCGTGTGCCGCGATTTGCGCGCGCAATGGGACGGCCCGATAGTGCTGCTCACCTCCCTCGACAGCGACATGAACCACATTCTGTCGCTGGAAATGGGCGCGAACGACTATATTCTCAAAACCACGCCGCCTGCGGTGCTGCTGGCGCGCCTGCGGCTACACCTGCGCCAGCGCGTCGTCACCGAAAGCCAGACGTCGTCTGCGGCACTGACCCCGCACAAAGCCATGCGCTTTGGCACCCTGTCGATCGACCCCGTTAACCGTCAGGTACTGCTTTCCGGCGTGGATATCGCCCTGTCGACCGCCGATTTTGATCTGCTGTGGGAGCTGGCGACCCACGCCGGACAGATTATGGATCGCGACGCCCTGCTGAAAAACCTGCGCGGCGTGAGCTACGACGGGATGGATCGCAGCGTTGACGTTGCCATTTCGCGCCTGCGTAAAAAGCTGCTGGATAACGCCACCGAGCCGTATCGCATCAAAACCGTGCGAAACAAAGGCTATCTGTTCGCACCGCACGCCTGGGAAACCTGA
- a CDS encoding amino acid permease: protein MEKKLGLSALTALVLSSMLGAGVFSLPQNMAEVASPAALLIGWGITGVGILLLAFAMLLLTRIRPDLDGGIFTYAREGFGELIGFCSAWGYWLCAVIANVSYLVIVFSALSFFTDTPELRFFGDGNTWQSIVGASVLLWLVHWLVLRGVQTAASINLVATLAKLVPLGLFIVLAFIAFRLDVFSLDFSGVALGVPVWAQVKNTMLITLWVFIGVEGAVVVSARARNKRDVGRATLLAVLAALSVYLMVTLLSIGVVARPELAQMRNPSMAGLMVKMMGSWGDVVIAAGLIVSVCGAYLSWTIMAAEVPFLAATHKAFPRMFARQNKNSAPSASLWLTNISVQVCLVLIWLTGSDYNTLLTIASEMILVPYFLVGAYLLKIAARPAHYVVGVGACLYGLWLLYASGPMHLLLSVVLYAPGLLVFIYARRTHQLGHALKRREMALIGMLLVAAVPATWMLMG from the coding sequence ATGGAAAAGAAACTTGGCCTAAGCGCTTTAACTGCGCTCGTTTTAAGCTCCATGCTCGGCGCGGGCGTATTCAGTTTGCCGCAGAATATGGCGGAAGTCGCGAGCCCCGCGGCGCTGCTCATCGGCTGGGGGATCACCGGCGTCGGGATCCTGCTGCTGGCCTTTGCCATGCTTTTGCTCACGCGCATCCGCCCGGACCTTGACGGCGGAATATTCACTTACGCCCGCGAAGGGTTTGGCGAGCTGATTGGCTTCTGCTCGGCCTGGGGTTACTGGCTCTGCGCGGTGATCGCCAACGTCTCCTATCTGGTCATTGTCTTCTCGGCCCTCAGCTTCTTTACCGATACGCCTGAGCTGCGTTTCTTCGGCGACGGTAACACCTGGCAATCCATCGTTGGCGCATCGGTCCTGCTGTGGCTGGTTCACTGGCTGGTGCTGCGCGGCGTGCAGACCGCGGCGAGCATTAACCTGGTGGCGACGCTGGCAAAACTGGTTCCGCTGGGCCTGTTCATCGTGCTCGCGTTCATCGCGTTTCGTCTCGACGTCTTTAGCCTTGATTTCAGCGGTGTCGCCCTCGGCGTGCCGGTCTGGGCGCAGGTGAAAAACACCATGCTCATCACCCTGTGGGTGTTTATCGGTGTGGAAGGCGCGGTGGTGGTGTCGGCGCGAGCCCGCAACAAGCGCGACGTAGGCCGCGCCACGCTGCTGGCAGTCCTGGCTGCCCTGAGCGTCTACCTGATGGTGACGTTGCTCTCCATCGGCGTCGTCGCGCGTCCCGAACTGGCGCAAATGCGCAACCCGTCGATGGCGGGCCTGATGGTCAAAATGATGGGTTCCTGGGGCGACGTGGTGATTGCCGCGGGGCTGATTGTCTCGGTCTGCGGCGCGTACCTGAGCTGGACCATTATGGCCGCAGAAGTGCCCTTCCTGGCCGCGACGCACAAAGCCTTCCCGCGCATGTTTGCCCGTCAGAACAAAAACAGCGCGCCGTCTGCGTCCCTATGGCTGACCAACATCAGCGTGCAGGTCTGTCTGGTGCTGATCTGGCTCACAGGTTCGGACTATAACACCCTGCTGACCATTGCCTCCGAGATGATTCTGGTACCCTATTTCTTAGTCGGTGCCTATCTGTTAAAAATAGCTGCCCGCCCGGCGCATTACGTGGTCGGTGTCGGTGCCTGTCTCTACGGGCTATGGTTATTGTATGCTTCAGGGCCAATGCACCTGCTGCTGTCGGTGGTGCTGTATGCGCCGGGTCTGCTGGTGTTTATCTACGCCCGCCGCACGCATCAGCTCGGACACGCGCTGAAGCGCCGTGAAATGGCGTTGATTGGTATGTTACTGGTTGCTGCCGTACCGGCGACCTGGATGTTAATGGGATAA
- the nikD gene encoding nickel import ATP-binding protein NikD: MPQRIDLQNIVLEADRTLVNGVSLTLKRGRVLALVGGSGSGKSLTCAAALGVLPAGVRQTAGQILADGQEITPASLRGIKVATIMQNPRSAFNPLHTMATHARETCQALGKASDDASLIAALTAVGLEEAARVLKLYPFEMSGGMLQRMMIAMAVLCDAPFIIADEPTTDLDAVAQSRILDLLDDIMHTRAPGMLLVTHDMGVVARLADDVAVMDRGVIVEQGDVERLFRAPVHPVTRGLVSAHLALYGMELAQ, translated from the coding sequence ATGCCACAGCGTATTGATTTGCAGAATATTGTTCTCGAGGCGGATCGCACGTTAGTCAACGGCGTCTCGCTGACGCTGAAACGCGGGCGCGTACTGGCGCTGGTCGGCGGCAGCGGGAGCGGGAAATCCCTGACCTGCGCGGCCGCGCTCGGCGTGTTGCCTGCCGGTGTGCGTCAGACGGCGGGGCAGATTCTGGCCGACGGTCAGGAGATCACCCCGGCGTCCCTGCGGGGAATCAAGGTCGCGACCATTATGCAGAACCCGCGCAGCGCCTTTAATCCGCTGCATACCATGGCGACGCACGCCCGCGAGACCTGTCAGGCGCTGGGTAAAGCCTCGGATGACGCATCGCTTATCGCGGCGTTAACTGCCGTTGGTCTGGAGGAGGCGGCACGCGTGCTGAAGCTCTATCCCTTCGAGATGAGCGGCGGCATGTTGCAGCGAATGATGATCGCCATGGCGGTGCTGTGCGACGCGCCCTTTATTATTGCCGATGAGCCGACCACCGATCTGGATGCCGTCGCCCAGTCGCGGATTCTGGATCTGCTGGACGATATCATGCACACCCGCGCGCCCGGTATGCTGCTGGTCACGCACGACATGGGCGTGGTCGCTCGCCTGGCGGATGACGTGGCGGTGATGGATCGCGGGGTGATTGTCGAGCAGGGCGACGTGGAGAGGCTGTTTCGTGCGCCGGTACATCCGGTGACGCGCGGCCTGGTATCGGCACATCTGGCCCTGTATGGCATGGAGTTAGCTCAATGA